A stretch of the Streptomyces sp. WMMB303 genome encodes the following:
- a CDS encoding nitrate- and nitrite sensing domain-containing protein: MQGRFKRDGSAEGAPEAHGSADHGSRTQRAEGGAAGGEQSAPGGQVSTVKGAGKAGKKGKAGKAPKGGKSAKGDAGNVGNIGDSESSAQGTVEAAPDLGPRVALRNWRISTRLVSLLALPVIAATTLGGMRISSSLQNVDQLDNMKLLTEMTEQATNLAAKLQDERDKSAGPLVSTGDEKDDNVVAPREQTDKAFRSFQKATADIDGSDEAMAGIQSTVLDIVRQLQAINTIRERAYENPDNVSQTVNAYNQVIDSLLSLSQDMAQATSNSEMIRSTRALAAFSSAKEYASMQRAIISAGLAHQPSPKLSENDRLYARTATDSEDAELDSFGKVYGDKAADTLLKPISGGDVNVRLADNYRDRMLHSPDAIRKQKRTYVDWMDQDASKIISMEKIERTLLEKMEQQARELRSEAQREAFISGALILLVLGISLVGAFVVARSMVRSLRRLQDTAQDVARKRLPELVKQMSEAEPQDVDTSVESVGVHSRDEIGKVAAAFDDVHREAVRLAGEQALLRGNVNAMFTNLSRRSQSLIQRQLSLISELESREADPDQLSSLFKLDHLATRMRRNGENLLVLAGEEPGRRWTRPVPLVDVLRAAASEVEQYERIELNAVPATEVAGRVVNDLVHLLAELLENATSFSSPQTKVKVTGHALPDGRVLVEIHDTGIGLSPEDLSAINERLANPPTVDVSVSRRMGLFVVGRLSLRHGIRIQLRPSDSGGTTALVMLPVDVAQGGGQGAKGRPGAGTPGGQGGPPPPQTRGGSKGGNLAAALQRGPQSGTPGGPGAPGIGQGPGPALGAGEPARMDALPPRGQDTGGARPALPARDTNRPQPGSGGSAVDFFGATPAPGRPGQAPGGPDSAAPSAPRRGQGGPAAELPGGSGQFPQSPSAHGSGTGQFALPQSGDPADTGGFARPGGPQDGPGSTSEIPRITPEGPADTGQFPQPGGPQAGPGSTGQFPQIGQGSRGGSGQFPQSPSAQGSGTGQFALPQSGDPADTGGFARPGGPQDGPGSTSEIPRITPEGPADTGQFPQPGSPDGPGHTGQFARPQAGGGPAGPAAFPQPPLGNAPGERPADGEQNRPSWARPEQGPGDEDTPRGHDEPEGTGEYARPGYPGAAPGPGGVPHGQPGAGPGDGIPSGPPAPADAPTPIFASMESNWFRGPGQSAPQQPMPQQTPGTGPESGGPGQWPAQPQHPGQPVPPESPLPERQAAPGGGAGQSSPAADESWGASPNDERWRRAEQLRQPAAGGVTTSGLPRRVPRANLVAGTAQEQSSAQAGPQVSRAPDDVRGRLTNLRRGIQQGRQAGTDTRGAGPTYQQER; encoded by the coding sequence GTGCAGGGACGTTTCAAGAGGGATGGCAGCGCTGAGGGAGCCCCGGAGGCGCACGGCTCGGCCGACCACGGGTCCCGGACGCAGCGCGCCGAGGGCGGCGCCGCGGGCGGTGAGCAGAGCGCGCCCGGCGGGCAGGTGAGCACCGTCAAGGGGGCCGGGAAGGCCGGGAAGAAGGGGAAGGCCGGCAAGGCGCCCAAGGGCGGCAAGTCGGCCAAGGGCGACGCGGGAAACGTCGGAAACATCGGAGACTCCGAGAGCAGCGCCCAGGGCACCGTCGAGGCCGCTCCCGATCTCGGTCCCCGGGTCGCCCTGCGCAACTGGCGCATCAGCACCCGCCTGGTCTCCCTCCTCGCGCTGCCCGTCATCGCCGCCACCACGCTCGGCGGAATGCGGATCTCCAGCTCGCTGCAGAACGTCGACCAGCTCGACAACATGAAGCTCCTCACCGAGATGACGGAGCAGGCCACCAACCTGGCGGCGAAACTCCAGGACGAGCGCGACAAGTCCGCGGGTCCGTTGGTGAGCACCGGGGACGAGAAGGACGACAACGTCGTCGCCCCCCGCGAGCAGACCGACAAGGCGTTCCGCTCCTTCCAGAAAGCCACTGCCGACATCGACGGCAGCGACGAGGCGATGGCGGGCATCCAGTCCACCGTCCTGGACATCGTCCGCCAGCTCCAGGCGATCAACACGATCCGCGAACGCGCCTACGAGAATCCCGACAACGTCTCCCAGACGGTCAACGCCTACAACCAGGTGATCGACTCGCTGCTCTCCCTCTCGCAGGACATGGCGCAGGCGACGAGCAACTCGGAGATGATCCGCAGCACCCGCGCGCTGGCCGCCTTCTCCAGCGCCAAGGAGTACGCCTCCATGCAGCGCGCGATCATCTCCGCCGGACTGGCCCACCAGCCCAGCCCCAAGCTCTCCGAGAACGACCGGCTCTACGCCCGGACCGCGACCGACAGTGAGGACGCCGAGCTGGACAGCTTCGGCAAGGTCTACGGGGACAAGGCAGCCGACACTCTCCTCAAGCCGATCAGCGGCGGTGACGTCAACGTCCGGCTGGCCGACAACTACCGCGACCGGATGCTGCACAGTCCGGACGCGATCAGGAAGCAGAAGCGCACCTACGTCGACTGGATGGACCAGGACGCTTCCAAGATCATCAGCATGGAGAAGATCGAACGCACGCTGCTGGAGAAGATGGAGCAGCAGGCGCGCGAGCTGCGCTCCGAAGCCCAGCGTGAGGCGTTCATCAGCGGTGCGCTCATCCTGCTCGTGCTGGGTATCTCGCTGGTCGGCGCATTCGTCGTCGCCCGCTCCATGGTCCGCTCGCTGCGCCGCCTCCAGGACACCGCCCAGGACGTGGCCCGCAAGCGGCTGCCCGAGCTGGTCAAGCAGATGTCCGAGGCCGAGCCGCAGGACGTGGACACCTCCGTCGAGTCCGTCGGTGTGCACAGCCGGGACGAGATCGGCAAGGTGGCCGCGGCCTTCGACGACGTCCACCGGGAGGCCGTCCGCCTCGCCGGTGAGCAGGCGCTGCTGCGGGGAAACGTCAACGCGATGTTCACCAACCTCTCGCGGCGCAGCCAGAGCCTGATCCAGCGTCAGCTCTCGCTCATCTCCGAACTGGAGTCCCGCGAGGCCGACCCGGACCAGCTCTCCTCGCTCTTCAAGCTCGACCACCTCGCCACCCGCATGCGACGCAACGGCGAGAACCTGCTGGTGCTCGCCGGCGAGGAACCGGGCCGCCGCTGGACCCGGCCCGTGCCGCTGGTCGACGTGCTCCGCGCGGCCGCCTCGGAGGTGGAGCAGTACGAACGCATCGAGCTGAACGCGGTGCCCGCCACCGAGGTCGCCGGCCGGGTCGTCAACGACCTCGTCCACCTGCTCGCCGAGCTGCTGGAGAACGCCACCTCGTTCTCCTCCCCGCAGACCAAGGTCAAGGTCACCGGTCACGCACTGCCCGACGGCCGCGTCCTCGTCGAGATCCACGACACCGGTATCGGGCTGTCGCCCGAGGATCTGTCCGCGATCAACGAGCGGCTGGCCAACCCGCCGACGGTGGACGTCTCCGTCTCCCGCCGGATGGGACTGTTCGTGGTCGGCCGGCTGTCCCTGCGGCACGGCATCCGCATCCAGCTCCGGCCCTCCGACTCCGGGGGCACGACCGCGCTGGTCATGCTCCCCGTCGACGTCGCGCAGGGCGGCGGCCAGGGCGCCAAGGGCCGCCCGGGAGCCGGCACGCCCGGCGGCCAGGGAGGCCCGCCGCCCCCGCAGACCCGGGGCGGCAGCAAGGGCGGCAACCTCGCGGCGGCGCTCCAGCGCGGACCGCAGAGCGGCACCCCCGGCGGCCCAGGCGCCCCCGGGATCGGACAAGGCCCCGGCCCGGCCCTCGGCGCCGGTGAGCCGGCGCGGATGGACGCGCTGCCGCCACGCGGTCAGGACACCGGCGGTGCCCGGCCTGCGCTCCCCGCGCGGGACACCAACCGTCCGCAGCCCGGTTCCGGCGGCAGCGCCGTCGACTTCTTCGGCGCCACGCCCGCACCGGGCCGCCCCGGGCAGGCCCCCGGCGGCCCGGACAGCGCCGCCCCGTCCGCGCCCCGGCGCGGCCAGGGCGGCCCCGCCGCCGAACTCCCCGGCGGTTCCGGCCAGTTCCCGCAGTCGCCGTCCGCGCACGGTTCGGGTACCGGGCAGTTCGCGCTGCCGCAGTCGGGTGATCCCGCCGACACGGGTGGGTTCGCGCGTCCGGGCGGTCCGCAGGACGGTCCGGGGAGCACGAGTGAGATCCCGCGGATCACGCCGGAGGGCCCGGCCGATACCGGCCAGTTCCCCCAGCCGGGCGGCCCCCAGGCGGGTCCGGGCAGCACGGGGCAGTTCCCGCAGATCGGCCAGGGCAGCCGAGGCGGTTCCGGCCAGTTCCCGCAGTCGCCGTCCGCGCAGGGTTCGGGTACCGGGCAGTTCGCGCTGCCGCAGTCGGGTGATCCCGCCGACACGGGTGGGTTCGCGCGTCCGGGCGGTCCGCAGGACGGTCCGGGGAGCACGAGCGAGATCCCGCGGATCACGCCGGAGGGCCCGGCCGACACCGGCCAGTTCCCCCAGCCGGGCAGCCCCGACGGCCCCGGCCACACCGGCCAGTTCGCCCGCCCCCAGGCAGGCGGCGGCCCCGCTGGTCCGGCCGCGTTCCCGCAGCCGCCCTTGGGGAACGCCCCGGGTGAGCGCCCCGCGGACGGCGAGCAGAACCGCCCGAGCTGGGCCCGGCCCGAGCAGGGGCCCGGCGACGAGGACACCCCGCGCGGCCACGACGAGCCCGAGGGCACCGGCGAGTACGCCCGCCCCGGATATCCCGGAGCCGCTCCGGGCCCGGGCGGCGTCCCCCACGGGCAGCCGGGAGCCGGGCCCGGCGACGGCATACCCTCCGGTCCCCCGGCCCCTGCGGACGCCCCGACGCCGATCTTCGCGTCCATGGAGTCCAACTGGTTCCGCGGCCCCGGCCAGTCCGCACCACAGCAGCCGATGCCCCAGCAGACGCCCGGCACCGGCCCGGAGAGCGGTGGCCCCGGCCAGTGGCCGGCCCAGCCGCAGCACCCCGGGCAGCCCGTCCCGCCGGAATCCCCGCTGCCCGAGCGCCAGGCCGCCCCCGGCGGAGGCGCGGGCCAGAGCAGTCCGGCCGCCGACGAAAGCTGGGGTGCCTCACCCAACGACGAGCGCTGGCGGCGCGCCGAACAGCTCCGCCAGCCCGCAGCCGGCGGGGTCACCACCTCGGGTCTGCCGCGTCGGGTGCCCCGCGCCAACCTGGTGGCGGGCACCGCGCAGGAGCAGTCCTCCGCACAGGCCGGCCCCCAGGTCTCCCGCGCGCCGGACGATGTGCGCGGTCGGCTGACCAATCTCCGCCGCGGTATCCAGCAGGGCCGACAGGCCGGCACGGACACCCGCGGCGCAGGTCCCACCTATCAGCAGGAGCGTTAG
- a CDS encoding acyl-CoA carboxylase epsilon subunit yields the protein MNESPKEPGSTGPLTAEANSVVRVEKGRANAEELAAVTALLLARAASTRAGEPQPAARRGRPSKAGWRRLERQHGFRAPHSWQG from the coding sequence ATGAACGAGAGCCCGAAGGAGCCTGGCAGTACGGGTCCGCTGACCGCCGAGGCGAACAGCGTCGTACGCGTGGAGAAGGGGCGGGCCAACGCGGAGGAACTGGCCGCGGTCACGGCGCTGCTGCTCGCCCGCGCCGCCTCGACCCGCGCCGGGGAGCCGCAGCCCGCCGCCCGCCGCGGCCGCCCGAGCAAGGCGGGATGGCGTCGGCTGGAGCGCCAGCACGGCTTCCGCGCACCGCACAGCTGGCAGGGCTAG
- a CDS encoding acyl-CoA carboxylase subunit beta: protein MTDLSQPSPQAEQAPPGSPGSVPAQDTRGRVAELHAIRAQAHRGPSERATEAQHAKGKLTARERIELLLDEGSFREIEPLRRHRATGFGLEEKKPHTDGVITGWGTVHGRTVFVYAHDFRIFGGALGEAHATKIHKLMDKAIAAGAPLVSLNDGAGARIQEGVAALAGYGGIFQRNTKASGVIPQISVMLGPCAGGAAYSPALTDFVFMVRDTSQMFITGPDVVQAVTGAEVSQDGLGGADVHAATSGVAHFAYDDEETCLEEVRYLLSLLPQNNRENPPAEPTDDPADRRGEALLDLVPADGNRPYDMRKVIEELVDDGDFLEVHERWATNIICTLARMDGEVVGIVANQPQSLAGVLDIEASEKAARFVQMCDAFNIPILTLLDVPGFLPGVDQEHGGIIRHGAKLLYAYCNATVPRISVVLRKAYGGAYIVMDSQSIGADLTFAWPTNEIAVMGAEGAANVIFRKQIAAADDPEAMRTRMVKEYKAELMHPYYAAERGLVDDVIDPVETREVLVRSLAMLRSKHADLPSRKHGNPPQ, encoded by the coding sequence ATGACCGATCTGTCCCAGCCGTCGCCCCAGGCCGAACAGGCCCCGCCCGGTTCGCCCGGCTCCGTTCCGGCGCAGGACACGCGCGGCCGTGTCGCCGAGCTGCACGCGATCCGTGCGCAGGCGCACCGAGGCCCCAGCGAGCGGGCGACCGAGGCTCAGCACGCGAAGGGCAAGCTGACCGCCCGTGAGCGGATCGAACTGCTTCTGGACGAGGGCAGCTTCCGCGAGATCGAGCCGCTGCGCCGGCACCGTGCCACAGGCTTCGGCCTGGAGGAGAAGAAGCCCCACACCGACGGTGTGATCACCGGCTGGGGCACCGTGCACGGCCGGACCGTCTTCGTCTACGCGCACGACTTCCGGATCTTCGGCGGCGCGCTGGGCGAGGCCCACGCCACCAAGATCCACAAGCTGATGGACAAGGCCATCGCGGCAGGTGCCCCGCTGGTCTCCCTCAACGACGGCGCCGGCGCCCGCATCCAGGAGGGCGTCGCGGCGCTGGCCGGCTACGGCGGCATCTTCCAGCGCAACACCAAGGCGTCCGGGGTCATCCCGCAGATCAGCGTGATGCTCGGCCCGTGTGCGGGCGGCGCCGCCTACAGCCCGGCGCTGACCGACTTCGTCTTCATGGTCCGCGACACCTCGCAGATGTTCATCACCGGGCCCGACGTGGTGCAGGCGGTGACCGGGGCCGAGGTGAGCCAGGACGGTCTGGGCGGCGCCGATGTGCACGCGGCGACCTCCGGTGTGGCGCACTTCGCCTACGACGACGAGGAGACCTGCCTGGAGGAGGTGCGCTACCTCCTCTCGCTGCTGCCGCAGAACAACCGCGAGAACCCGCCCGCCGAGCCCACGGACGACCCGGCCGACCGGCGCGGTGAAGCCCTGCTGGACCTGGTGCCCGCCGACGGCAACCGCCCCTACGACATGCGCAAGGTGATCGAGGAGCTCGTCGACGACGGCGACTTCCTGGAGGTGCACGAGCGCTGGGCGACCAACATCATCTGCACTCTGGCCCGGATGGACGGCGAGGTCGTCGGTATCGTCGCCAACCAGCCGCAGTCGCTCGCCGGTGTGCTGGACATCGAGGCCAGTGAGAAGGCGGCCCGCTTCGTGCAGATGTGCGACGCCTTCAACATCCCGATCCTCACCCTGCTGGACGTCCCCGGCTTCCTCCCCGGCGTCGACCAGGAACACGGCGGCATCATCCGGCACGGGGCCAAACTGCTGTACGCCTACTGCAACGCCACCGTGCCGCGCATCTCCGTCGTCCTGCGCAAGGCGTACGGCGGGGCCTACATCGTGATGGACAGCCAGTCCATCGGCGCGGATCTGACGTTCGCCTGGCCGACCAACGAGATCGCGGTGATGGGCGCCGAGGGTGCCGCCAACGTCATCTTCCGCAAGCAGATCGCCGCGGCCGACGACCCCGAGGCCATGCGCACCCGCATGGTCAAGGAGTACAAGGCCGAGTTGATGCACCCCTACTACGCCGCCGAGCGCGGTCTGGTGGACGACGTCATCGACCCGGTCGAGACCCGCGAGGTGCTCGTGCGGTCCCTGGCGATGCTGCGCAGCAAGCACGCAGACCTGCCGTCGCGCAAGCACGGCAACCCCCCGCAGTGA
- a CDS encoding cytosine permease, whose product MQIEQHGVDVIPEAERTSRPRDIVSFLIGSNLALGVVIFGWLPVSFGLGFWPAVTSLVAGTLVGTVLVAPLALVSLRTATNLSTSSGAQFGVRGRLLGSAIGLLLSLGYTALTLWVGGDAMVGSLARLFGLPDSAAGYALVYAVLAVCTAGCAVYGYKLLLRLSRVLALGMTALLVIGAFAYAPHFTTQAPAGTSYLLGDFWTTWLLSVVAAGLSGPIAFITLLGDYTRYMSPARHSSRRVYLTTCVGLVAGLLIPQLFGTFTAVAVGAATDYAGPLVREAPFWFLVPLLLAASFGSIGNAGLMLYSMGLDLDAIVPRTTRTRATYTVAALATALVFLGHFVWDAQDAMTSFVLLLTAVGTPWAVIVLIGHARCRGWYDAEALQVLNRRSAGGRYWYTAGWHLRATLAWAVGSAVGLLAVDTPLYTGPLVPHLGGFDLSFLLSAAVAATAFLLLAVGRPTAGPSAAAREPSTAEAPGATARGRGPEAAAPRP is encoded by the coding sequence ATGCAGATCGAGCAGCACGGCGTCGATGTCATCCCCGAAGCGGAACGCACCAGCAGGCCCCGCGACATCGTGAGCTTCCTCATCGGATCCAATCTGGCGCTCGGCGTCGTCATCTTCGGCTGGCTTCCGGTCTCCTTCGGGCTCGGCTTCTGGCCCGCCGTCACCTCTCTGGTGGCCGGAACCCTGGTCGGCACGGTGCTGGTCGCCCCGCTCGCGCTGGTCTCGCTGCGCACCGCGACCAACCTCTCGACCAGCAGCGGTGCCCAGTTCGGGGTGCGCGGCAGGCTGCTGGGCTCGGCGATCGGGCTGCTGCTCTCGCTCGGCTACACCGCGCTCACCCTGTGGGTCGGCGGCGACGCGATGGTCGGTTCACTCGCCCGGCTCTTCGGCCTGCCCGACTCCGCGGCCGGCTACGCGCTCGTCTACGCCGTGCTCGCCGTGTGCACCGCCGGGTGCGCCGTCTACGGCTACAAACTGCTGCTGCGGCTGAGCCGCGTCCTCGCCCTCGGGATGACCGCGCTGCTGGTCATCGGAGCGTTCGCCTACGCGCCGCACTTCACCACCCAGGCACCCGCCGGGACCTCGTACCTGCTCGGCGACTTCTGGACGACCTGGCTGCTGTCGGTCGTGGCGGCCGGACTCAGCGGTCCGATCGCCTTCATCACCCTGCTGGGCGACTACACCCGCTACATGTCACCGGCCCGGCACTCCTCCCGCCGGGTCTACCTCACCACCTGCGTCGGGCTGGTCGCCGGACTGCTGATCCCACAGCTCTTCGGCACCTTCACCGCGGTCGCCGTCGGTGCGGCCACCGACTACGCGGGCCCGCTCGTGCGGGAGGCGCCGTTCTGGTTCCTGGTGCCGCTGCTGCTCGCGGCCTCGTTCGGCTCGATCGGCAACGCCGGACTGATGCTCTACTCGATGGGGCTCGACCTGGACGCCATCGTCCCCCGCACCACCCGCACCCGGGCCACCTACACCGTGGCGGCCCTGGCGACCGCGCTCGTCTTCCTCGGCCACTTCGTCTGGGACGCGCAGGACGCGATGACCTCGTTCGTGCTGCTGCTGACCGCCGTGGGGACCCCCTGGGCGGTGATCGTCCTGATCGGGCACGCGCGCTGCCGGGGATGGTACGACGCGGAGGCGCTGCAGGTCCTCAACCGGCGCTCGGCGGGCGGCCGCTACTGGTACACCGCGGGCTGGCACCTGCGTGCCACGCTGGCCTGGGCCGTCGGGTCCGCCGTCGGACTGCTGGCCGTCGACACACCCCTTTACACCGGCCCGCTCGTCCCGCACCTGGGCGGGTTCGACCTCAGCTTCCTCCTCTCGGCCGCCGTCGCGGCGACCGCCTTCCTCCTGCTGGCGGTAGGGCGGCCGACGGCCGGTCCCAGCGCCGCCGCCCGGGAACCGTCCACGGCGGAAGCACCGGGAGCGACGGCGCGCGGCCGGGGACCGGAAGCGGCCGCGCCGCGGCCCTGA
- the ureA gene encoding urease subunit gamma, whose product MRLGPTERDRLLIFGTAELARARRARGLRLNVPEATALIADTVCEAARDGLRLAEAIAAGRAALAPDDVLPGVADVLTEIQVEAVFEDGSRLAVLPFPLRSPDFPLHSPDPTADGVAPGSPEGARHTAPGAVLPAGPEEDTDAAYAPRAAALSLPVRNTAAVPVSVTSHFHFFEANPRLEFDRAAAYGMRLAVPAGSSVRFDPDGTRTVGLVPLGGDRTAIGFAGLVDGPLDAPGARTEALRRAAACGYLGAAGSDAHREEGEA is encoded by the coding sequence GTGCGGCTGGGTCCGACCGAACGAGACCGCCTGCTGATCTTCGGCACGGCCGAGCTGGCGCGGGCCAGAAGGGCCCGAGGGCTGCGGCTGAACGTGCCGGAGGCCACGGCGCTGATCGCCGACACCGTCTGCGAGGCGGCCCGCGACGGGCTCCGGCTCGCCGAGGCCATCGCAGCCGGCCGCGCCGCGCTGGCCCCCGATGACGTGCTGCCCGGGGTGGCCGACGTACTCACCGAGATCCAGGTGGAAGCCGTCTTCGAGGACGGCTCCCGGCTGGCCGTGCTCCCCTTCCCGCTCCGCTCCCCCGACTTCCCGCTCCACTCCCCCGACCCCACCGCCGACGGCGTCGCCCCCGGGAGCCCGGAGGGCGCGCGGCACACCGCTCCCGGCGCGGTGCTGCCCGCCGGGCCGGAGGAGGACACCGACGCGGCCTACGCGCCGCGAGCGGCCGCGCTGTCGCTGCCCGTGCGCAACACCGCGGCGGTGCCGGTCAGTGTGACCTCGCACTTCCACTTCTTCGAAGCCAACCCCCGGCTGGAGTTCGACCGTGCCGCCGCCTACGGCATGCGGCTTGCGGTCCCGGCCGGCTCCTCGGTGCGCTTCGATCCGGACGGCACCCGCACGGTGGGACTGGTGCCGCTGGGCGGCGACCGGACCGCCATCGGATTCGCCGGTCTGGTGGACGGGCCGCTGGACGCACCCGGGGCCCGCACGGAGGCGCTTCGGCGCGCGGCGGCCTGCGGATATCTGGGCGCGGCCGGCTCGGACGCGCACCGCGAGGAGGGAGAGGCATGA
- a CDS encoding urease subunit alpha: protein MSGDAHEYAAVHGPRKGDRVRLGDTGLVVRVESDSQQPGDEFLAGFGKTARDGLHLKAAAVRETCDVVISNVVVIDAVQGVRKVSIGIREGRIHAIGRAGNPDTVDGVDVVVGTGTSIVSGEGLIATAGAVDTHVHLLSPRIMEASLSSGTTTIIGQEFGPVWGVGVNSPWALRHAFSAFDAWPVNIGFLGRGSSSHPAPLVEALAEGGACGFKVHEDMGAHHRALDTALRVAEEYDVQVALHSDGLNEALAVEDTLAVLEGRTIHAFHIEGCGGGHVPNVLRMAGVPNVIGSSTNPTLPFGRDAVAEHYGMIVSVHDLKTDLPGDAAMARDRIRAGTMGAEDVLHDLGAIGITSSDAQGMGRAGETVRRTFQMAAKLKAERGPLADRGALLGAGGRGTDDADDNARVLRYIAKLTLNPALAHGLAHEIGSLEPGKMADIVLWHPAYFGAKPQLVLKSGFPAWGVTGDPNAATDTSEPLVLGPQFGAHGAAPAELSVAFVSAAAAEHGADTLPTRRRRVAVRGTRGIGPADLVHNARLGSVEVDQHSGLVTLDGEPLRSDPAEHVSLNRLYFL, encoded by the coding sequence ATGAGCGGGGACGCACACGAGTACGCGGCGGTGCACGGGCCGCGGAAGGGCGACCGGGTGCGACTGGGTGACACCGGGCTCGTCGTCCGCGTCGAGTCCGACTCGCAGCAGCCGGGGGACGAGTTCCTGGCCGGGTTCGGCAAGACGGCCAGGGACGGGCTGCATCTCAAGGCGGCCGCCGTCCGCGAGACCTGCGACGTGGTGATCAGCAATGTGGTGGTGATCGACGCCGTGCAGGGCGTCCGCAAGGTGTCGATCGGGATCCGCGAAGGCCGGATCCACGCGATCGGAAGGGCGGGCAACCCGGACACCGTCGACGGTGTGGACGTCGTCGTGGGCACCGGCACCTCGATCGTCTCCGGCGAGGGGCTGATCGCCACGGCGGGTGCCGTGGACACCCACGTCCATCTGCTCTCCCCGCGCATCATGGAGGCGTCCCTGTCCTCCGGCACCACGACGATCATCGGCCAGGAGTTCGGCCCGGTGTGGGGTGTGGGGGTCAACTCGCCCTGGGCACTGCGGCACGCCTTCTCCGCGTTCGACGCCTGGCCGGTCAACATCGGCTTCCTGGGCCGCGGCTCCTCCTCGCATCCCGCGCCACTGGTGGAGGCGCTGGCCGAGGGCGGCGCCTGCGGCTTCAAGGTGCACGAGGACATGGGTGCGCACCACCGGGCGCTGGACACCGCGCTGCGGGTGGCCGAGGAGTACGACGTCCAGGTCGCGCTGCACAGCGACGGGCTGAACGAGGCGCTGGCCGTCGAGGACACCCTCGCCGTGCTGGAGGGGCGCACCATCCACGCGTTCCACATCGAGGGCTGCGGCGGCGGCCATGTCCCGAACGTGCTGCGGATGGCGGGCGTGCCCAACGTCATCGGCTCCTCGACCAATCCCACACTGCCCTTCGGCCGGGACGCGGTCGCCGAGCACTACGGCATGATCGTCTCGGTGCACGACCTGAAGACCGACCTGCCCGGCGACGCGGCCATGGCCCGCGACCGGATCCGTGCGGGCACCATGGGCGCCGAGGACGTCCTGCACGACCTGGGCGCCATCGGCATCACCTCCTCCGACGCGCAGGGCATGGGCCGCGCGGGCGAGACCGTGCGGCGCACCTTCCAGATGGCGGCGAAGCTCAAGGCGGAACGCGGGCCGCTGGCGGACCGCGGGGCGCTCCTCGGCGCCGGGGGCCGAGGCACCGACGACGCCGACGACAACGCGCGGGTGCTGCGCTACATCGCCAAGCTCACCCTCAATCCGGCCCTGGCGCACGGCCTCGCACATGAGATCGGTTCGCTGGAGCCGGGCAAGATGGCCGACATCGTGCTGTGGCACCCGGCCTACTTCGGCGCCAAGCCACAGCTCGTCCTCAAGTCCGGCTTCCCCGCCTGGGGAGTCACCGGCGATCCGAACGCGGCGACCGACACCAGCGAACCGCTGGTGCTGGGACCGCAGTTCGGGGCGCACGGCGCGGCGCCCGCCGAGCTGTCCGTCGCCTTCGTCTCCGCTGCCGCGGCCGAGCACGGCGCGGACACCCTGCCGACCCGCCGCCGCCGCGTCGCCGTGCGGGGCACCCGCGGGATCGGTCCGGCCGACCTGGTGCACAACGCACGGCTGGGCTCGGTCGAGGTCGACCAGCACAGCGGGCTGGTGACGCTGGACGGGGAGCCGCTGCGCTCCGACCCGGCCGAGCACGTCTCGCTCAACCGCCTCTACTTCCTCTGA
- a CDS encoding agmatine deiminase family protein, giving the protein MSTPTSAAAPVMPPEWAPHERTWMAWPGANPTFEDPAVLAEARTAWASVARAVRRFEPVTMVASPADAAAARRQLGPDIEVVAEPLDDAWMRDIGPTFVTGGGRLAAVDWTFNGWGAQSWARWDRDALIGAAVAGRAGAAVHTSRLVNEGGGIHVDGEGTVLLTETVQLGPERNPGWTHEEVEAEVHALLGTRKAVWLPRGLTADYGTYGTRGHVDLVAAFAAPGVVVAHTQPDPAHPDHELCAETVKLLRSATDARGRRLEVVELPAPTVTHTADGEPVDYSYVNHYLCNGGVVLCGFGDPRDELAAGIFRRLFPRRTVTLVDARTVFAAGGGVHCITQQQPRV; this is encoded by the coding sequence ATGAGCACCCCCACGTCCGCCGCCGCCCCTGTCATGCCGCCCGAGTGGGCGCCGCACGAGCGCACCTGGATGGCCTGGCCGGGCGCCAACCCGACCTTCGAGGACCCGGCGGTGCTGGCCGAGGCACGCACCGCCTGGGCGTCGGTGGCCCGCGCCGTGCGCCGCTTCGAGCCGGTCACGATGGTCGCCTCACCCGCCGACGCGGCAGCGGCACGGCGGCAGCTCGGCCCGGACATCGAGGTGGTCGCCGAGCCGCTGGACGACGCGTGGATGCGGGACATCGGGCCGACGTTCGTCACCGGGGGCGGCCGACTGGCCGCCGTGGACTGGACGTTCAACGGCTGGGGTGCCCAGTCCTGGGCCCGGTGGGACCGGGACGCGCTGATCGGCGCGGCCGTGGCCGGACGCGCGGGCGCCGCGGTGCACACCTCGCGGCTGGTGAACGAGGGCGGCGGCATCCATGTGGACGGCGAGGGGACGGTGCTGCTCACCGAGACCGTGCAGCTGGGTCCGGAACGCAATCCGGGCTGGACGCACGAGGAGGTCGAGGCGGAGGTGCACGCGCTGCTGGGCACCCGCAAGGCGGTCTGGCTGCCCCGCGGGCTGACCGCCGACTACGGCACCTACGGCACCCGCGGGCATGTCGACCTGGTGGCAGCCTTCGCCGCGCCGGGCGTGGTGGTGGCCCACACCCAGCCCGACCCCGCGCATCCCGACCACGAACTGTGCGCCGAGACGGTCAAGCTGCTGCGATCGGCCACCGACGCGCGGGGCAGGCGGCTGGAGGTCGTCGAGCTGCCCGCGCCGACGGTCACGCACACCGCGGACGGCGAACCGGTCGACTACAGCTACGTCAACCACTACCTGTGCAACGGCGGGGTCGTGCTGTGCGGTTTCGGTGATCCGCGCGACGAGCTCGCCGCCGGCATCTTCCGTCGCCTGTTCCCGCGGCGCACGGTCACGCTGGTGGACGCGCGCACCGTTTTCGCCGCGGGGGGCGGCGTCCACTGCATCACCCAGCAGCAGCCGCGGGTCTGA